TTAAAAAAAATAATTTTAACAGAAAAGGCTATTATGCTTAATAAAAACATATCTAATGCAATTAATTCAATTGAAAACAAATTATCTGAGAATATAACCTTAGAAGAAATAAACGTATTTTACAAAGTACTTGATAAAATAAGAAATAATCTAGGATAACCATATTAAAATTTAATGGTTATTCTAGATATATAGTTTTGTGCAAAACTTAATTTTAAAAAGGAGGTTTATATATGACAAAAGTATCTAATTTTACAGAAGGCAAAATATTCTCGCCTTTATTAAAATTTACAATACCAATACTAATGGCATTATTTTTACAAACAATGTATGGAGCTGTAGATTTACTTATAGTTGGACAGTTTGGTAACGCGGCTGATGTATCTGCTGTTTCAACAGGAAGTCAAGTAATGACGGCTATAACATCAATGATAACTGGACTTACTATGGGAATTACCATATTAATAGGTCAAAAACTTGGTGAAGGAAATAAAAAAGATGCTGGAATTGTTGTAGGAAGTGGTATATCCATATTTGCTATTATAGCTATTGTTGTAACTATTGTTGTAGTTATTTTTTCATCATCTATTGCAACTTTAATGCACGTTCCAATAGAAGCGTTTGATAGTACAGCTTCATATTTAAAGATATGTGCTATGGGTGCTATTTTTATAGTTTCTTATAATGTTATTGGTGGAGTATTTAGAGGACTTGGAGATTCAAAAACACCACTTATTACCGTTGGTATAGCATGTGTGGTAAATATAATAGGTGATTTAATATTTGTAGGTGTATTTAAAATGGCTGCAACAGGTGCTGCTTGTGCTACTGTATTAGCCCAAGCAATTAGTGTTATTTTATCTTTAATATTAATAAGAAGACGTGGTCTTCCTTTTGAATTTTCTAGAAAAAGTATAAAATTTCACAAGAATTTAACTTCACAAATAATTAAATATGGTGCACCAATAGCACTACAAGATGTACTTGTGAACTTATCTTTCTTAGTAATTATGATGATAGGTAATTCAATGGGAGTAGTTGCATCAGCAGGTATGGGTGTAGCTCAAAAACTTGTTGGGTTTATAATGCTAATACCATTATCATTCTCTCAAGCTGTATCTGCATTTGTAGCTCAAAACTATGGTGCAAAAAAATATAATAGAGCTAAAAAAGTTCTTCTTTATTCTTTAGCAGCTTCTCTATGTTGTGGAATCGTGATG
The Romboutsia ilealis genome window above contains:
- a CDS encoding MATE family efflux transporter, whose protein sequence is MTKVSNFTEGKIFSPLLKFTIPILMALFLQTMYGAVDLLIVGQFGNAADVSAVSTGSQVMTAITSMITGLTMGITILIGQKLGEGNKKDAGIVVGSGISIFAIIAIVVTIVVVIFSSSIATLMHVPIEAFDSTASYLKICAMGAIFIVSYNVIGGVFRGLGDSKTPLITVGIACVVNIIGDLIFVGVFKMAATGAACATVLAQAISVILSLILIRRRGLPFEFSRKSIKFHKNLTSQIIKYGAPIALQDVLVNLSFLVIMMIGNSMGVVASAGMGVAQKLVGFIMLIPLSFSQAVSAFVAQNYGAKKYNRAKKVLLYSLAASLCCGIVMFYITFFHGNLLSQIFTKDEAVILASWDYMKSYGIDCLFTAIMFCMVGYFNGCGKTTFVMIQGIVGAFCVRIPVSYLMSKLEPVSLFKVGLATPASTFVQIILCVSFFVFLSKKSAKEDESIDNYEEIQAL